TTCCCGACCTCGTGGCGCCAGTTCGGCTCTCCGGACGCCGCGTCGAGCGAGTACACCCACCCGGTCTCCGGAACGTCGGCGTCGTCGGCGTGCCACTCGCAGGCGAGGTTGTGACAGCCCACGCCGATGATAACCGCGTCCTCGTGGACGATCGGACCGCCGCGAACGAGTCCACCGACCTCGCTCGCCCAGCGTTGCTCGCCCGTCTCCGCATCGATCGCGTAGACGTGCTCGTCGTAGGAGCCGACGTACACCGACCCCCGATCGGAGCCGTTCACCGACGTCCCAGCGGCGTACGCCGCTGTTCCCTCGACGCGATCTTCCGTCTCGAACGCCCACTCCCGTTCCCCCGTCGCCGCGTCGATCGCGTACACCGAGTGATCCGCGCTCCCGACGTACACCGACCCGTCGGCGACGATCGGGCTCGACCAGACGGGGCCGTCAGTATCGAAAACCCATTCGACCGACGGCTCCTCCCCAGTCGACGCGACACCTTTCGCGTACCCGGTGTTGTGACGGTCACCGCGAAACGACGGCCACGCGGTGACCGACTCCGTGATCGGGTGCTCCCCCTCGTCGTCCGTCGAGCCGACACACCCACCAACGAGTGCGAGAGCGGACAGAGACGCAGTCGTCAGAAACCGTCGCCGATTCGTGTTCCCCATACGCCACCCTGTACACAATTCGATAAATAAGCTTTGCCGGGACGCGGGGTCGAGAACGCTGATAGACGGCAGCTCCTGGAACCAGTTACTTCGCAGCGACTGCGACAGCCCCGCGATCAGACGACGAGATACTCGTCCAAGTCCTCGTCCTTGAGCTGCGAGACCGTCCCCTCGTAGACGATCTCACCCTGATCCAACACGTACCCCCGATCGGCGAGCTTCAGCGATTCGTGGACGTTTTGCTCGATCAGCAGAATCGTCAGTCCGCGGTCGACGATCTCCTCGATCGCCTCCGATACCGATCGGACGATCTGGGGTGCCAGTCCCTCGGTCGGCTCGTCGAGCATCAACAGCTTCAGATCCGGAAGCCGCAACGTTCGTGCGATCGATAACATCTGTTGTTCCCCGCCGGACAGCGTCCCCGCCTTCTGCTCGCGGCGTTCTTCCAGCCGCGGAAACAGCTCGTACAGCTCCTCGAGCCCCATCGTACTCTCCTCGCCGCCGCGTACGCTACGACGAACGGTGTTCCACCACCCGCGGGTGATCCGCGACAGCTGGAGGTTTTCCTCGACAGACAGTTCGGCGAACAGGCGCCGTTCCTCCGGCACGATCCCGATCCCGTTCATCGTGATGTCGTCGGCCGGCCAGTCGGTAACGTCGGCTCCGTCGAACCGAACGGTTCCCGACCGGACCTCGGGTGGGTCGGCGCCGGCGATCGAACGGACCGTCGTGGTCTTTCCCGCTCCGTTTCGTCCCAACAGCGTGACGATCTCCCCTTCGCCGATTTCCAGCGACACGCCTCTGAGGATATGGCTGGCGCCGTAGTACGAATGGACGTCCTCGAGTTCGAGAAGGCTCACTCCGCTCCACCTCCGAGATACGCCTCGCGGACCCGCGGGTCGTTTCTGATCTCCGCCGGCGTCCCCTCGGCGATGAGCTGTCCCTGGTGAAGCGTCAGAATCCGGTCGGAGATGTCGAAGACCACGTCCATATCGTGTTCGACGAGGAGGATCGTCATCTCCCAGTCCTCGAGCAGTTCGCGGATCAACTGCACCGTCATCTCCGTTTCGTGCGGTGACATCCCCGCGGTGGGCTCGTCCATAAACATCAGGTCGGGATCGGTCGCCAGACCGATCGCGATCTCGAGCCGGCGTTTCTCTCCGTACGGCAGCGACTTCGCCTCGGTATCGGCTTCGTCCTCGAGCGTGAGTGCCTCCAGAATTTCGCTCGTCCGCGTTTCGACCCCGCCGTACTCGTCTCGACGTCGGAAGAAGTTAACCCGAAACGAGCCGTGCTCGGTCGCAAACGACGCGATCGCGATGTTGTCCCGAACCGAGAGCTCCGGAAAGATCGAGGCCGTCTGCAGCGATCGTCCGATACCGAGCTGGGTAATCTCGAAGGGCTCCATCCCGGAAATCTCCGTCCCGGCGTAGTGAACCGATCCCTCCGTCGGAGACAGCTGTCCCGTAATCGTGTTGATCAGGGTCGATTTCCCCGCGCCGTTTGGCCCAATGAGCGAGACGAGCTCGCCCCGCTCGATCGCTAACCCCACCCCGTTGAGAGCGGTTATTCCACCGAACCTCTTCGTCAAATTCTGGGTTTTCAGTAGTGTCATCACCGGTTCCCTCCCTCGGTCTCGCTGTGTCCGTGGCTCGGTCGCTGCCGACGAAACGTCCAGGGCTCGCTCGGCAAAGCGGCGATCGATCCGAGGACGGACTCGCAGAGTGTCTCGGAATCACTGAACGGGACGGTTACAGCGACGCGACCGTGGTCCGGACCCGTGACGCGTCTGTCCGTTCCGTGCGCTATCGTCTGTCGCATGACTCGTACGCATAGTATGCGATCCGTTCCCAATTCAATCTTACGCCCGTCGGCCCGAAGTCCTCGCCGAGAACACCCGCTGTTGAGCTACCCCTTCGGACTGCAGAGAACGGTTCGCTCGATCGAGGCCCGACCTATCGGTCCCTCGTTGCGGCTTCGAGCTTCGAGCGAACCGTTCCAGCGAGCTGCTTGAGCAGTCCCACGATCCCCTGTGGGCTCCACGCGACGACGACGGTGAAAAGAGCCGTAAGGATCAACAGCCAGTACTGTCCGACCGGTCCAGTAATGTCACCGATGAGCGGGGGTGCCCACGCGATCCCGTCGAAGACGCGATCGAAATACAGGAAGACTCCCGCTCCGATAACGGGTCCGAACACCGAGCCGGCACCGCCGAGTATCGCCATAACGACGACCTCGCCGCTTGTGAGCCAGTACAGCGAGGACAGCAGCGACGATTGTGACTCGATCGTCAGGAGCGCACCGGCGAGCCCGGTGATGGCGCCCGACATGAGGTATGCGGCAAACTTGTAGCGCCACACGTCGACGCCCACTAGCGCCGCGCGCCGTTCGTTCTCTCTGATCGCTTTGAAGATGAGCCCGTACGGCGATCGGCGCACTCGATTGACGAACGCCACGACCGCGACGAACACGACGGCGATGAGCAGGTACTGGTAGTCTTGCCAGAGCGTAT
This genomic window from Natronococcus occultus SP4 contains:
- a CDS encoding outer membrane protein assembly factor BamB family protein, whose translation is MGNTNRRRFLTTASLSALALVGGCVGSTDDEGEHPITESVTAWPSFRGDRHNTGYAKGVASTGEEPSVEWVFDTDGPVWSSPIVADGSVYVGSADHSVYAIDAATGEREWAFETEDRVEGTAAYAAGTSVNGSDRGSVYVGSYDEHVYAIDAETGEQRWASEVGGLVRGGPIVHEDAVIIGVGCHNLACEWHADDADVPETGWVYSLDAASGEPNWRHEVGNEVVSTPAIAGGTIYIGASDGVLYALEAATGDVEWTYETGGMIWSSPAVAFGTVYVGDWDGVIHAVDAASSEVEWTTDTGGYYISGSVAVDETAVYVGETPFNAMDAGEPNYANVYRFDRTDGELEWRFETTTTEIGSSPVVTDDRLYIGTHRPTEGGDAGVHALSTDGDEAWFLETGGRGVGSSPALLEGTLYFGGTDGRVYAVE
- a CDS encoding ABC transporter ATP-binding protein produces the protein MSLLELEDVHSYYGASHILRGVSLEIGEGEIVTLLGRNGAGKTTTVRSIAGADPPEVRSGTVRFDGADVTDWPADDITMNGIGIVPEERRLFAELSVEENLQLSRITRGWWNTVRRSVRGGEESTMGLEELYELFPRLEERREQKAGTLSGGEQQMLSIARTLRLPDLKLLMLDEPTEGLAPQIVRSVSEAIEEIVDRGLTILLIEQNVHESLKLADRGYVLDQGEIVYEGTVSQLKDEDLDEYLVV
- a CDS encoding ABC transporter ATP-binding protein: MTLLKTQNLTKRFGGITALNGVGLAIERGELVSLIGPNGAGKSTLINTITGQLSPTEGSVHYAGTEISGMEPFEITQLGIGRSLQTASIFPELSVRDNIAIASFATEHGSFRVNFFRRRDEYGGVETRTSEILEALTLEDEADTEAKSLPYGEKRRLEIAIGLATDPDLMFMDEPTAGMSPHETEMTVQLIRELLEDWEMTILLVEHDMDVVFDISDRILTLHQGQLIAEGTPAEIRNDPRVREAYLGGGAE